One genomic region from Metallosphaera tengchongensis encodes:
- a CDS encoding integrase produces MPTLEEIKRTLSLAKEYSDNVYYVYKTALESGARLSELLKASSEPERDICENGVCYYPLSWTRGYKGVFYVFHVTPLTKIDISRYAIHDFERRKDAVAIKYFRKFVSTQMAMLGIPFDVIDFIQGRKPTRVLTQHYISLFGIAKEWYKKYAEWLKGEGLVDVDATTVHRGVDSGAKWNKMK; encoded by the coding sequence GTGCCAACTCTAGAAGAGATAAAGAGAACGCTCTCATTAGCGAAGGAGTATAGCGATAACGTCTATTATGTCTATAAGACCGCCCTAGAGAGCGGGGCGAGGCTTAGCGAACTGTTGAAAGCGTCAAGTGAGCCTGAACGCGATATATGCGAAAACGGCGTCTGTTACTACCCTCTCTCATGGACCCGTGGATATAAGGGCGTCTTCTACGTCTTCCACGTCACGCCGTTAACGAAAATAGATATCTCGCGTTACGCTATACACGACTTTGAGAGACGTAAGGACGCAGTCGCCATAAAGTACTTCAGGAAGTTCGTTTCGACGCAGATGGCCATGCTAGGTATACCGTTTGACGTCATAGACTTCATACAGGGTAGGAAACCTACGCGCGTGTTAACGCAACACTATATCTCGCTCTTCGGCATAGCGAAGGAGTGGTACAAGAAGTACGCGGAGTGGCTCAAGGGCGAGGGGTTGGTAGACGTAGACGCGACCACAGTACACCGGGGAGTAGACAGTGGCGCAAAATGGAACAAAATGAAGTAA
- a CDS encoding superoxide dismutase — MSSPISFKKFELPPLPYKVDGLEPYISKDIVDVHYNGHHKGYVNGANQFMERFTKVIKGELQSGQYDVQGLMRGIVFNVNGHKLHALYWDNMAPAGKGGGQPGGALADLIVEQYGSYDRFKQVFIETANSLPGTGWTVLYYDTENGNLEIMTFENHFMNHIAELPILLILDEFEHAYYLQYKNKRADYVNNWWNVVNWDYAEKKLQKFLK; from the coding sequence ATGAGTTCTCCTATATCTTTCAAGAAGTTCGAACTACCACCTCTACCCTACAAAGTAGATGGGCTGGAACCATACATTAGCAAGGATATAGTGGATGTACACTATAACGGTCACCATAAGGGATACGTCAACGGAGCAAACCAGTTCATGGAGAGGTTTACAAAGGTCATAAAAGGGGAACTGCAGTCAGGTCAATATGACGTGCAGGGACTGATGAGAGGGATAGTCTTTAACGTGAACGGGCATAAACTTCACGCCCTCTACTGGGACAATATGGCCCCAGCAGGTAAAGGAGGAGGGCAACCAGGAGGTGCCCTGGCGGATCTCATTGTTGAGCAATATGGCAGTTATGACAGGTTTAAGCAGGTATTCATTGAGACAGCCAACTCGCTACCAGGGACTGGATGGACTGTACTCTATTACGATACTGAGAATGGGAACTTAGAAATAATGACCTTTGAGAACCACTTCATGAACCACATCGCGGAGCTACCAATCCTGCTAATTCTAGACGAGTTCGAACACGCCTACTATCTTCAGTACAAGAACAAGAGGGCAGACTACGTCAATAACTGGTGGAACGTCGTCAACTGGGATTACGCTGAGAAGAAGTTGCAGAAGTTCCTAAAGTAA
- a CDS encoding sugar phosphate nucleotidyltransferase: MVSVIILAGGWATRLRPLSLTKPKPLFPVLGKPIIDYTLDSLERAGMEDIYISLRVMSDKIAKHVESQGRKVKLVVESEPLGDLGPLKYISEKYPLDEEVLVVYGDIYMETDFRELLAFHEVSDCQATVMATEVEMPQRYGVLYTNDNKLIQIVEKPSNPLSRQINAGVYVFDKRTFSLIGGKSIAKNFIPKVLQQGCVSVYKYNGLWADIGIPSDYLKLNFDLLRRKHPKGFISSSAKVSEKAELIPPYFIADNSVVEESLIDSNTIIGTGSRIECCSYLGESLLMPNVVVGRNSFLKNVIVGDNSKIGRWNHIRESSILGEEVVTGDGVLLNRGTIILPYKEVSESVFKEKRIIL, encoded by the coding sequence ATGGTATCGGTTATAATTCTAGCTGGGGGTTGGGCTACTAGACTGAGGCCATTAAGCTTGACCAAGCCCAAGCCGTTGTTCCCTGTTCTAGGAAAACCCATAATTGACTACACGCTCGACTCATTGGAAAGGGCAGGGATGGAGGACATATATATTTCTCTAAGGGTCATGTCTGATAAGATAGCTAAACACGTGGAGTCCCAGGGGAGGAAGGTTAAGCTAGTGGTTGAGAGTGAGCCCCTGGGAGACCTGGGCCCACTAAAGTACATCTCTGAAAAGTATCCTCTAGACGAGGAAGTTCTAGTGGTTTACGGTGATATTTACATGGAGACGGACTTCAGGGAGCTGTTGGCGTTTCATGAGGTCTCAGACTGTCAAGCGACCGTGATGGCTACAGAAGTGGAAATGCCACAAAGGTACGGTGTCCTTTACACAAACGATAATAAGCTAATCCAGATAGTGGAGAAGCCATCAAACCCTCTCTCGAGGCAGATCAACGCCGGGGTTTACGTGTTTGATAAGAGGACATTTTCCCTCATAGGTGGGAAATCCATTGCAAAGAACTTCATCCCGAAGGTCCTGCAACAGGGTTGCGTCTCTGTTTACAAGTATAACGGGCTCTGGGCTGACATAGGGATTCCATCGGATTATTTAAAGCTTAACTTTGACCTCTTAAGGAGGAAGCACCCGAAGGGGTTTATCTCCAGCTCAGCCAAAGTAAGCGAGAAGGCCGAGCTTATACCCCCCTACTTTATAGCAGACAACTCAGTGGTTGAGGAGTCATTGATAGATTCCAACACAATCATTGGAACTGGGTCAAGGATCGAGTGCTGTTCTTACCTAGGTGAAAGCTTACTTATGCCCAATGTAGTGGTCGGAAGGAACTCTTTCCTTAAGAACGTAATAGTCGGGGACAACAGCAAGATAGGAAGGTGGAACCATATAAGGGAATCCTCCATTCTAGGGGAGGAGGTCGTCACAGGTGATGGGGTGCTCCTCAATAGGGGAACGATTATTCTACCTTATAAGGAGGTTTCAGAATCAGTATTTAAAGAGAAGAGGATAATACTATGA
- a CDS encoding Rossmann-like domain-containing protein produces MILNEILEELSFELKRRKVVNVCVGTSYTGVILDDQSMGIAITLTDGEVDDAGEIQGKNAYEVASKLNSVMRRSISLAVMDALSTVELSNGDPIQLFEGGRLCMFGYSPQIKVEGFSEVLAYDFSPQPVQGSRPFSEFRSEVCDTGVIFGSSLVLNNTDKILKGLKAQHLVMTGASSVIAPNTLKRYGFSAVGKLVPLDRNRAFRTICEGGSSKQLAKYVDRVHVIL; encoded by the coding sequence ATGATCCTGAACGAAATCCTGGAGGAGCTTTCCTTCGAGTTGAAGAGAAGGAAAGTGGTGAACGTGTGTGTTGGGACTTCCTACACTGGAGTTATACTAGATGACCAGAGCATGGGAATTGCTATTACCCTCACTGACGGAGAGGTCGATGATGCGGGGGAGATACAGGGGAAGAATGCGTACGAGGTCGCAAGTAAGTTGAACAGTGTCATGAGGAGGAGCATATCCTTGGCAGTTATGGACGCCCTAAGCACGGTTGAGTTGTCAAACGGGGATCCCATCCAATTGTTTGAGGGGGGCAGGTTATGTATGTTTGGGTATTCCCCTCAGATCAAGGTAGAGGGTTTCAGCGAAGTCTTAGCTTACGATTTCTCCCCTCAACCCGTTCAAGGAAGCAGACCCTTTAGCGAGTTTAGGAGTGAAGTGTGTGACACAGGAGTCATATTTGGTTCCTCCTTAGTGTTAAACAACACAGACAAGATTTTGAAGGGATTAAAAGCTCAACACCTAGTTATGACTGGGGCTTCCTCAGTGATAGCTCCCAACACCTTGAAACGATATGGATTTAGTGCAGTGGGTAAGCTAGTTCCTCTAGACAGGAATAGGGCTTTCAGGACCATATGCGAAGGTGGTAGCTCGAAACAGTTGGCAAAGTACGTAGACAGGGTTCATGTAATCTTATGA
- a CDS encoding DUF2175 domain-containing protein, whose product MSRPETKWTCDLCKNKIYWDELFTFTTKKTVVHYTCFRDKASKTAKVDPAQLELVLDMLEDELRDITIYKKGMNVIKEDEIKKVFEQAEKDAEKNSAMLTRVVEKYSGVLD is encoded by the coding sequence ATGAGTCGACCGGAAACAAAGTGGACGTGTGACTTATGTAAGAATAAGATATATTGGGATGAGCTTTTTACTTTCACCACGAAGAAAACGGTAGTTCACTACACCTGTTTTAGGGACAAGGCGTCGAAGACAGCCAAGGTGGACCCTGCACAGCTCGAGTTGGTTCTAGATATGCTGGAGGATGAGCTTAGAGACATCACAATTTACAAGAAGGGTATGAACGTTATAAAGGAGGACGAGATTAAAAAGGTGTTCGAGCAGGCTGAGAAGGACGCTGAGAAGAACTCGGCCATGCTCACTAGGGTCGTGGAGAAATACAGCGGAGTTTTGGACTAG
- the thyX gene encoding FAD-dependent thymidylate synthase, protein MKVKLVSYNPDGERVVAIAAKISRSRKGWDYHENMSQEEIETWIRDSILHGYWSVLEHSVYTFSIEGISRVASHQLVRHRIASYTQTSHRFAKPVDEYYRPVSPPSARGKIEQAYIDLYKEYYTLLQQGVPEEDARYLLPNGVNTNLVVTMNARELYNFFGLRICSRAQWEIRAVAWLMLDEVRKVHPRLFRYAGPNCILHENFVRPEDDPVTLEQEKQFTSARCIEGVPREGIWKCMKNSRNILEKLK, encoded by the coding sequence ATGAAGGTCAAGTTGGTTTCCTACAACCCTGACGGCGAGCGTGTTGTAGCTATTGCAGCCAAGATCTCTCGCTCTAGAAAGGGATGGGACTATCACGAGAACATGAGCCAGGAAGAGATCGAGACGTGGATTAGGGACTCTATACTCCACGGATACTGGTCTGTCCTGGAGCACAGCGTCTATACTTTCAGCATAGAGGGCATAAGCAGAGTCGCCTCTCACCAGCTTGTCAGGCATAGGATAGCGTCCTACACGCAGACCTCCCATCGGTTCGCTAAGCCAGTGGATGAGTACTATAGACCTGTGTCCCCACCTAGTGCCAGGGGTAAGATAGAGCAAGCATACATCGACCTCTACAAGGAGTACTATACGTTACTTCAACAAGGAGTACCAGAGGAGGACGCTCGCTACCTCCTACCAAACGGCGTCAACACTAACCTGGTTGTCACCATGAACGCTAGGGAGCTCTACAACTTCTTCGGGCTAAGAATCTGTTCCAGGGCACAGTGGGAAATAAGGGCAGTCGCCTGGTTGATGTTAGACGAGGTGCGAAAAGTCCACCCGAGGCTTTTCAGGTATGCTGGGCCGAACTGCATCCTCCACGAGAACTTCGTTAGGCCTGAGGACGACCCTGTGACCCTGGAACAGGAGAAACAGTTTACCTCGGCCAGGTGCATAGAAGGCGTCCCTAGAGAGGGTATATGGAAATGTATGAAGAACTCCCGTAACATTCTAGAAAAACTTAAGTAA
- the ndhC gene encoding NADH-quinone oxidoreductase subunit A: MTYIQAALSFGLPFVLVLLAGYGTYKLLSLALPNNPNPLKTSRFEAGNIPTGEGRLWFPLQYYGYLLVYTTLEPIVVLLFIVAAVPFYNNFTLFRNLIIVAGSFLILMYPILYYAIKQIDTLTYWGLRR; the protein is encoded by the coding sequence ATGACCTACATTCAGGCTGCTCTGTCATTTGGTCTACCTTTCGTATTGGTTCTATTAGCGGGTTATGGAACGTATAAGCTCCTGTCCTTAGCCTTGCCCAACAACCCGAATCCCTTAAAGACTTCTAGGTTCGAGGCAGGTAACATACCCACTGGCGAGGGGAGATTGTGGTTTCCCCTCCAGTATTACGGCTATCTCCTTGTCTACACTACATTGGAACCAATAGTTGTTCTTCTGTTTATAGTAGCAGCTGTACCTTTTTACAACAACTTCACGCTATTCAGGAACTTAATTATAGTGGCAGGATCATTCCTAATATTAATGTATCCAATCTTGTATTATGCAATTAAGCAGATCGATACTCTAACTTATTGGGGGTTGAGGAGATGA
- a CDS encoding NADH-quinone oxidoreductase subunit C yields the protein MSQKPIDLIVQALQQKKIPFKPEGETRGSIEVDKSKLVETAKALKEIGFDHVKSVTGTDYPDQSRIQLVYHVSSYDIQLSRVIVALKTWTSYKEMSVPSLLPVWGSVWTGERETYEMLGVTFEGNPDMRRLFLPEDFEGVYPLRKSFKIRTEGLFVDKSS from the coding sequence ATGAGTCAGAAGCCAATTGACCTGATAGTCCAGGCCCTTCAGCAGAAGAAGATCCCCTTTAAGCCTGAGGGAGAGACTAGAGGATCCATTGAGGTAGATAAGAGTAAATTAGTCGAGACTGCGAAGGCTCTCAAGGAGATTGGTTTCGACCACGTTAAGTCCGTGACTGGGACTGACTACCCGGATCAAAGCAGAATACAGCTGGTGTACCACGTATCGTCCTACGACATACAGCTCTCAAGGGTTATAGTAGCCCTGAAGACCTGGACCTCCTATAAGGAGATGAGCGTTCCCAGTCTACTTCCTGTCTGGGGGAGCGTGTGGACTGGGGAAAGAGAAACGTATGAAATGCTGGGGGTTACTTTCGAGGGGAACCCTGATATGAGGAGGCTATTTTTGCCTGAAGACTTCGAAGGGGTTTACCCTTTGAGGAAGAGCTTCAAGATTAGAACGGAGGGGTTATTCGTTGACAAATCAAGTTGA
- a CDS encoding NADH-quinone oxidoreductase subunit D yields the protein MEIDVVPISGELNVGPQHPGSGHMRIFVKLNGDIIEDAEIDPGYVHRAVEKLGENRNYMHLIPLVERPAILDSINMNLGYILAVEKILNVDVPERAQYLRSFSAEISRIASHLYGMGILAIFIGHSTGFMWGFGDREVWVQILEVLTGARITNSYIIPGGVRRDLTPTVVEMTKKAISYMRKKMKDWERIFLNNPNIKARLQDVGIMTREQAIDWGAAGPNLRGSGVYYDARKAEPYGAYSKLDFEIPVYKEGDGYARTLVRFEEIEQSLRILEQIIKDIPEGQILSDRFFKQIPPTRLKKWWEGQKRIVLPGYYASFRPPKGEAISRVEAGRGELVYYVVSDGSAKPYRLRMITPSYRAIYVMKNLLKGARYADLVSIYGSLDYFPPEADR from the coding sequence ATGGAAATAGACGTAGTACCCATTAGCGGGGAACTCAACGTCGGTCCTCAGCACCCGGGATCGGGCCACATGAGGATATTTGTGAAGTTAAATGGGGATATAATTGAGGACGCCGAGATTGACCCAGGCTACGTCCATAGGGCGGTGGAAAAACTTGGGGAGAACAGGAACTACATGCATCTGATCCCTCTGGTGGAGAGGCCTGCAATCCTAGACTCCATCAACATGAACCTTGGGTACATCCTGGCTGTTGAGAAGATTCTTAACGTCGATGTCCCAGAGAGGGCCCAATACCTCAGGAGCTTCTCTGCTGAGATTAGCAGGATAGCTAGCCATCTATACGGAATGGGTATACTCGCAATTTTCATTGGCCACTCAACAGGTTTCATGTGGGGCTTTGGGGACAGAGAGGTATGGGTTCAAATTCTTGAGGTGCTCACAGGGGCCAGGATAACCAACTCGTACATTATACCAGGTGGAGTTAGGAGGGACTTGACTCCAACAGTTGTAGAGATGACCAAGAAGGCAATCTCTTACATGAGGAAAAAAATGAAGGACTGGGAGAGGATATTCCTGAACAACCCCAACATCAAGGCGAGGTTGCAAGACGTGGGAATCATGACTAGGGAACAGGCAATAGACTGGGGAGCCGCAGGTCCTAACTTGAGGGGCTCTGGGGTGTACTATGACGCTAGGAAGGCAGAACCTTACGGAGCTTACTCTAAGCTAGATTTTGAAATTCCCGTTTACAAGGAGGGCGATGGTTACGCAAGGACTTTGGTCAGGTTTGAGGAGATAGAGCAGAGCCTTAGAATTTTGGAGCAGATTATAAAGGACATACCCGAGGGGCAGATCCTGAGCGATAGGTTCTTCAAACAAATCCCACCAACTAGGCTGAAGAAGTGGTGGGAAGGACAGAAGAGGATTGTGCTCCCAGGGTACTACGCTTCCTTTAGACCTCCTAAGGGTGAGGCGATTTCAAGGGTTGAGGCTGGTAGGGGGGAGCTGGTGTATTACGTCGTGAGCGACGGCTCAGCTAAGCCCTACAGGTTAAGAATGATTACCCCTTCATACAGGGCAATCTACGTAATGAAGAACCTACTTAAGGGGGCTAGGTATGCTGATCTAGTCTCCATCTACGGGAGTCTAGACTACTTCCCACCGGAGGCTGATAGGTAA
- the nuoH gene encoding NADH-quinone oxidoreductase subunit NuoH produces the protein MNLLFDLRYYIFYPSFFAPIILPGLIFTGILLLTTIWFERKAAARVQMRIGPYYASKRLGGYLQLVADALKFVFSEVIVPEGVNPTLFALTPVLVVAMSFLPLSVIPVSVIPPSGSIFSIYFKDFYDPNVGMGVLTGLFTQYNMLLILAIESIYPAMIILMAWSTNNRFAIVGAVRESYLSVSYDVLLLLSTVSMAFEYHTLDLAKIVQSGIPGIFANPLAAIAFFIAMIIGSARFPFDIAEADTELVLGPATEYSGLLFVLTMAGSYVGNFVYALVFTDMFLAGWYPLSGFPGALLTVIKASILVFFSVFLRSVYGRYRLDQALRGSWKYLFPLTVASLFLGLVVGYIWIQ, from the coding sequence ATGAACTTGTTATTTGACTTAAGGTATTACATATTTTATCCGTCATTTTTTGCTCCAATTATACTACCAGGTCTGATATTCACGGGGATTCTCCTGTTGACTACCATCTGGTTTGAGAGGAAAGCTGCGGCAAGGGTCCAGATGAGAATAGGTCCGTACTACGCCTCAAAGAGACTGGGCGGTTACCTTCAACTAGTCGCTGACGCCCTTAAGTTCGTGTTCTCAGAGGTAATAGTCCCAGAGGGAGTGAACCCGACCCTCTTCGCCTTGACCCCAGTCTTGGTCGTAGCCATGTCTTTCTTACCCCTATCTGTAATACCAGTATCCGTTATTCCGCCCTCCGGATCTATATTTTCAATTTATTTTAAAGACTTCTACGATCCCAACGTTGGAATGGGCGTCCTCACCGGTCTTTTCACACAGTACAACATGTTGTTAATTCTTGCCATTGAATCGATTTACCCCGCAATGATCATATTAATGGCGTGGAGCACCAACAACAGGTTTGCCATTGTTGGGGCTGTTAGGGAGTCGTATCTATCTGTTTCATATGACGTCTTACTCCTGTTGTCAACTGTTAGTATGGCCTTTGAGTACCACACTCTCGATCTGGCAAAAATAGTTCAGTCGGGTATACCTGGGATTTTCGCGAACCCCTTGGCGGCCATCGCTTTCTTCATAGCAATGATAATTGGAAGCGCCAGGTTTCCGTTCGATATAGCGGAGGCTGACACGGAGCTTGTGTTAGGTCCTGCAACCGAGTACAGCGGTTTGCTTTTCGTACTGACCATGGCTGGATCTTACGTGGGTAATTTCGTGTACGCCCTAGTGTTCACGGACATGTTCTTAGCTGGCTGGTACCCGCTATCCGGGTTTCCCGGAGCGTTACTTACTGTGATCAAAGCCTCCATATTGGTCTTTTTCTCCGTTTTCCTCAGGTCAGTTTACGGAAGATATAGGCTAGATCAAGCCTTGAGGGGGAGCTGGAAGTACCTGTTCCCCTTGACCGTAGCTTCTCTGTTCTTAGGTTTGGTGGTGGGTTACATATGGATTCAGTGA
- the nuoI gene encoding NADH-quinone oxidoreductase subunit NuoI, translating into MDSVKIKEYKKGQSPFNVVSGHLQAVGTGMKYFVRPQRITLKYPEESMTLPTGYRGMIRLYKDVCIGCTLCAMVCPADAMKMVTDQGKKLPTINYGRCVFCAFCVDICPVDALKETGVHDATFSNRRELIFRPDRFDQDFDQPPMEKVVRKVKVVIDEEKGVKYVPDTE; encoded by the coding sequence ATGGATTCAGTGAAAATAAAGGAGTATAAGAAGGGGCAGTCCCCGTTTAACGTAGTCTCAGGTCACCTACAGGCGGTAGGGACTGGGATGAAGTACTTCGTGAGACCGCAAAGGATAACCCTGAAGTACCCTGAGGAGTCCATGACTCTACCGACTGGTTACAGGGGGATGATAAGGCTTTACAAGGACGTATGTATAGGATGTACCCTATGCGCAATGGTCTGCCCTGCGGACGCTATGAAGATGGTGACTGATCAAGGGAAGAAGCTTCCCACAATAAATTACGGTAGGTGTGTGTTCTGTGCGTTCTGCGTGGACATATGTCCAGTGGACGCCCTCAAGGAAACAGGAGTACACGACGCCACATTCTCCAATAGGAGGGAGTTGATATTTAGGCCAGACAGGTTCGACCAGGACTTTGACCAACCTCCGATGGAAAAGGTAGTTAGGAAGGTTAAGGTTGTAATAGATGAGGAGAAGGGTGTGAAGTATGTTCCTGACACAGAGTGA
- a CDS encoding NADH-quinone oxidoreductase subunit J family protein — protein sequence MFLTQSDLQTGIFFLFSVTSLATALFIVNSKNVFYSAIALAFLGISVAILIADLDPAVYSIYSAFHLLLYVGATVVFLSISLVMFKGLEVKEIRTPWAPALALLAAIGFFAVLVLSTSSVTPQAQFPSISLSSLGERIIADYWFPAVILVIALLTTMIEALSLARRD from the coding sequence ATGTTCCTGACACAGAGTGATCTCCAGACTGGTATATTCTTCCTTTTCTCTGTAACTTCCTTGGCTACTGCCCTGTTCATTGTAAACTCAAAGAATGTATTTTACTCCGCCATAGCCTTGGCTTTCCTAGGGATCTCTGTCGCTATCTTGATAGCTGACTTAGACCCAGCTGTGTACTCCATATATTCAGCGTTCCACCTGCTCCTGTACGTGGGAGCAACCGTGGTCTTCCTCTCCATATCCCTGGTCATGTTTAAGGGGTTGGAAGTTAAGGAGATAAGGACGCCCTGGGCTCCGGCTTTGGCGCTTCTAGCTGCAATAGGTTTCTTTGCTGTCCTAGTCTTGTCGACTTCCTCCGTAACCCCTCAGGCGCAGTTCCCTTCCATTAGCCTCTCAAGCCTAGGGGAGAGGATAATAGCGGACTATTGGTTCCCAGCGGTTATTCTGGTGATCGCCCTGTTAACCACAATGATTGAGGCCCTGTCGTTAGCTAGGAGGGATTAG
- the nuoK gene encoding NADH-quinone oxidoreductase subunit NuoK, protein MIPADTSLVVSSMLIAIGVYGLMNSKNVIRVLLSSEIILNAAILLVFSLSFFAGKSYTPLIFSVFAIGMALTEVVVAFASVILYYRQKGTLEVD, encoded by the coding sequence ATGATTCCTGCCGACACTTCCTTGGTTGTGTCCTCGATGTTGATAGCCATAGGGGTTTACGGGTTGATGAACAGCAAGAACGTGATAAGGGTTCTGCTCTCGTCGGAGATAATACTAAACGCAGCTATACTCTTAGTGTTCTCCCTCTCGTTCTTTGCGGGGAAGTCTTATACTCCCCTGATCTTCTCGGTTTTTGCCATTGGTATGGCTCTGACTGAGGTAGTTGTTGCCTTCGCCTCGGTTATCCTCTATTATAGGCAGAAGGGAACCTTGGAGGTGGACTGA